The genomic region GGGAGGTGGGCGTGGTCGAGCTCGTCGACCACTGCCTGCAACGGATCCGGCAGCACAACCCGGCGCTCGGTGCGTTCGTCACCGTGACCGCCGACCTGGCGCGCGGCCAGGCCGTGGCCGCCGAGGCGCTGTTGCGCCACGGCGGGCAGTTCCCGCCTCTCTTCGGGGTACCGACCGCGATCAAGGACCTGAACAACGTGGCGGGCGTGCCCATGTCGTCGGGGTCCCGTGCGGTCGCGGGCGTCGTGTCCGAGCACGACGACCACGTGGTGACGCTGCTGCGGGACGCCGGAACCATCAGCCTCGGCAAGACCAACGTCCCCGAGTTCGGCGTGCCGTTCTACACCGAGAGCGGGGTCGCGCCACCCGCACGCACTCCGTGGAACCTGACCTGCTCGGCGGGAGGCTCCAGCGGTGGCGCGGCGGCCGCCGTGGCCGCGGGCCTGGTGCCGATCGCGCAGGGCAACGACGGCGGAGGCTCCATCCGGGTGCCGGGCAGCGTGTGCGGCGTCGTGGGCCTCAAGGCGTCGCGCGGCAGGATCGCCAACGGTCCTGGTGGCGGCGAGACGACAGGAATGGTGGCCAACGGCCCGATCGCGCGGACCGTCGCGGACGCCGCCGCGATGCTGGACGCGATGGCCGTGCCGATGCCGGGCGAACTGTTCACCGCACCACCGCTGCCGCCGGGGGAGACCTACCTCGGCCATGCCCGCCGGCCACCGGGCAAGCTCCGCATCGGCAGGTACCGCACCCCTGCCGACCCGGCCCTGCCCGTCCACGAGGAGTGCCTGACGGCGTGGGACGACGCCACCGCGCTGCTCACCGGGCTCGGGCACGAGGTCGAGGACGTCGAGTCGCCGTTCCCGGCGGAGATCGTGCACCACTTCGAGACGGTCCTCTGCGTCGGCCCGGCCGCCCTCGCGCTCGACGATCGGCAGACCGCCGAGCTGACGCCGCTCACGCGGTGGTTGCGAGAGCGGGGGACGGAGGTCTCGGCCGTCGAGTTCGTCACCTCGTTGCGGGCGCTGCGGAAGCTGGCGCGCACAGCGGTGGTCCGGGCCGGCGGCTACGACGCGTTGCTCACCCCGACGCTGGCCCAGCCGCCGCGGCCGGTCGGCTGGTTCACCTCGGCCGGCGACCCGGCGGCGAACCTGCGACGCCAGATCGAGTTCTCCCCGTTCACCTTCCCCCACAACGTGTCCGGACAGCCCGCGATCACCCTGCCGCTGCGGTGGACGGCACAGGGCCTGCCGATCGGCGTGATGCTGGCCGGTCGCCCGGCGGCCGAGCACGTGCTGGTCGCGCTGGCCGCGCAACTGGAGTCGGCCCGGCCGTGGCGTGACCGCCACCCGCCGATCTGGACGCAATCCCCGCTGCACACCCAAGGAGGCCCGCGGTGACCCTCGACCTGACCTCGGCGCAGCTGGAGATCTGGCTCGCCCAGCAGCTGAACCCGGACAGTCCTCAGTACAACCTCGCCGACTACCACGAGATCCGCGGGCCGCTGGTGCCGGAGCTGCTCGAACGAGCCGCACGGCAGGCCGCGGCCGAAGCCGACACGGTGAACATGCGGTTCGTGACCGACCTGGACGGTGTGCCGCGCCAGACGCGCTGCACCGCGCCCTGGGTGTTCCACCACGTCGACCTCACCGAGGCGGCTGATCCGCGAGCGGAAGCCGACCGGTGGATGGCGGACGACCTGAGCCGGACGTTCGACCTGCGGCACGGCCCGCTGCAGACCAGTGCGCTGCTGACGCTCTCGCGGGACCACCACCTCTGGTACCGCCGCTACCACCACATCGTGGTGGACGCGTTCTCCGGTCACTTCATCGGCCGCCGCATCGCGGAGGTCTACACCGCCCTGGTGCGCGGCGAGCCGATCGGCGACACACCGTTCGCTCCGGTGCAACGGGCGCTGGAGGACGACCGGCGGTACGCCATCGGCGGCCGTGCCGCCGACGACGAACACTGGCGGGCCCGGCTCGCGAACTGGCCGGAATGCACCCGGTTCCGCTCGGCGGCCACGACGCTGCCCCCCGTCCGGCGTGCTCATCGCCTGCCGGAAGCTGCGGTGGCCGTGCTGCGCCGGCACGGCACACCGTTCGGGCTGTCCGTGCCGCAGCTGCTCACCACGGCGGTGGCGGCGTACCAGCACGCGGTGACCGGAGCGGACGACATCGGGCTGAGCTTCGTGCTGTCGGCCCGCGCCACCACGGCGTTGCGCGCGGTCACCGCACCCATGTCGAACATCCTGCCGGTCCGGCTGACGGTGAACGCCGGGACCACGATTCTCGGGCTCGCCGAGCAGGTGCGCACTGAGACGTCCCAGGCACAACGCCGCCACCGCTACCGCGACAGCCACCGGCACCTGGCGTCCGGGGGAGCACGACCCCACTTCGGCTCGATGGTGAACGTTCTCCGGTTCGACGCCGGCTTCTCCTTCGACGGGCACCGGTCCGTCGGCAGGAACCTCGCCCTGGGACCGATCGAGGGGCTGGCGTTCTCGTTCGACGACAGGATGGACGGCAACGGCATCGAGGTGGAGCTGAGCGCCAACCCCGTCGTGCACAGCGAGGAGGAGGTCGCCACGCACCTCAGGCGGTTCCTGAGGTGGCTCGCGGTGCTGCCCTCGATCACCCCCGACACCCCGGTCGGCGAAGCCGACGTGTTCGGTGACGGCGAGCGGGCGGCCGCGTTGGCCGAGCTGTGCCAGGGCCCGATCCGCCCGGTGACACCGCGCCGCGTGCACGACCTGATCTCGGACCAGACCGCCCGCACCCCTTGCGCGATCGCGGTCAGCCACGGCGAACGCACGATGACCTACCGCGAGCTGGACCGGGCCTCCGACGGGATGGCCGTGCTGCTGCGACGACGCGGAGTCCGCGCCGGGGACCTGGTCGCCGTGGCCATGCACCGGGAGCCCGAACTGCTCGTCGCGCTGCTCGGGATCTGGAAGGCCGGAGCCGCCTACCTGCCGGTGGACGTGGACCTCCCGGCCGAACGGATCCGGCAGGTTCTGACCGACTCGGGAGTCGCGGTCGCGGTGACCGGGGACGGTGTGCCCACGCCGGTTTCCGAGGCGTTGCGGGGTGTTCCGGAGCTGCTCCTGCTCGATCCGGGTGTCGTGGACGCGCTTCCGGCCTTCTCCGGTGAGCTGCTCGGGTCGTCCGCGAGCCCGGCAGACCTCGCCTACGTCATCTACACCTCGGGGTCCACCGGCCGTCCGAAGGGCGTCGCCGTGGAACACCGGTCCGTGTGCGCGTACCTCGACTACGCGACGACCGCCTACCCCGGCACTCGCGGCACCGCCACCGCGCACTCGCCGGTCGGGTTCGACCTGACCGTCACCGCGCTGCTCGCCCCGCTGACCTGCGGTGGCCGCGTGCACCTGGGAGCGCTGGACGAGCCGCGGCCCGCACCGGAGTTCCTCAAGATCACACCGGCGCACCTGACCCTGCTCACCGAGCTGCCGGCGTCCGCGTCACCCACGCGGGATCTGGTGATCGGCGGCGAGCAACTGCTCGGCGCGGCTCTGAAGTCGTGGCGCGACGGCAACCCGGACGCCGTGGTCACGAACGAGTACGGACCGACCGAGGCCACTGTCGGCTGCTGCACCTTCCAGCTGAGGCCGGGCGACCCGGTGCCCGACGGCGCGCTGCCGGTCGGCAGGCCGATTCCCTCCACCCGGCTCTACGTGCTCGACGCCAGGCTGCGCGTCCTGCCGGCGGGCTGCGTCGGCGAGCTGTACATCGCGGGCGCCGGTCTCGCACGGGGCTACCTCGGGCGGCCCGCCGAAACCGCGCACCGCTTCGTCGCCGACCCCTTCGGACCCGACGGCAGCCGGATGTACCGGACCGGTGACCTCGCGGTGTTCCGGCTGGACGGCGAGCTGGAGTTCCTGGGGCGGGCCGACGGTCAGGTGAAGGTGCGCGGCCACCGGATCGAACTGTCCGAGGTGGACGCCGTGCTGACCGCGCACCCGGCTGTCCGGCAAGCCGCCACGACCGTCGACTCGTCGGGCGAGCCGCGCCTCGTCGGCTACCTGGTTCCCGTCGGCGAGGACCTTCCGGATCTGGACGACGTCACCGCCCACGTGGCCCGCTCACTGCCGCGCTACATGGTTCCCGCGGTCCTGGTCGTCGTCGACGCCCTGCCGCTCACCCCCAACGGCAAGCTGGACCGCCGTGCGCTGCCGGCACCGCACTCCTCCGCACCGGCCGCCGGTTCCGCTGGTCGCTCGGTGCCGGAACAGCTGCTCTGCGAGTTCATGGCCGAACTGCTCGACGTGCCGCGGGTGCGCCCGGACGACGATCTCATCGCGCTCGGCGGCTCCTCGCTCACCGCGCAGCTGCTGGTGTACCGCGTGCGGACGGTCCTCGGTCTCACGATCTCGCTCGGGGACGTGCTGCGGTGCGGTACGGCGGCGAAGCTGGCCCGGCGGCTCAGTCCCGCCACCGACCTGCCGGCGCTGCGGCCGAGACCACGCCCGGCCGGTCCAGAGGTGTCGCACGCGCAACACCGGCTCTGGTACCTGACGCGGCTGCACGGGCTGAACGCTGCGTACAACCTCGCGGACGCACACAGAGTGAGCGGGCCGCTCGACCGCGCCGCACTGGGCCTCGCGCTGGGGGACCTGACCCGTCGGCACGAGGTGCTGCGCACCGCCTTCACCGGCCGCGCGCGACCCGAACCGCTGGTGCTCGACCCGGTGGAGCGGTGGCCGGTGGAGGAGGTCGAGTCCACGGAAGACAGCGTTGCCGAGGACATCGCCCGTGCCGCTGCCCAGCCGTTCCGCCTCGACGCCGACGCACCGTTCCGCGCCACGCTGTTCCGGCTCGGGCCGGACGACCACGTGCTGCTCCTGGCCCTGCACCACATCGCGGGCGACGGCTGGTCCTACCGGCCACTGCACCGCGAGCTCGCGCAGGCCTACGCCGCCAGGACCGCGGGCCGCACCCCGGACTGGAGTCCTCTGGCGGTCGACTACGGCGACTACGCGGTGTGGCAGCGGGAGGTCCTCGACGCCGGGCTGGCGGAGCGGCAGGCGGACTACTGGGCCACCGCACTGGCGGGTGCGCCCGACCAGCTCTCGCTGCCGGCCGATCGCCGCCGCCCGGACGTCCCGTCACAGCTCGGCGGATACGTCCCGGTCACGTTCACGCGTGAGCAGCGCGCCGGGCTGACGGCGCTGGCGCGGCAGACGAACACCACGCTGTTCATGGTGCTCCAGGCGGGGCTGGGAATCGCGCTGCGCCGGCTGGGCGCCGGTGACGACATCCCGATCGGCACCCCGGTTTCCGGGCGGCCGGACGGGGTGACCGCGGATCTGGTCGGCTGCTTCGTCAACACGGTCGTGCTGCGCACCCGTGTCGACGGCTCCGCGTCGGTGCGCGACCTCCTGGCGTCCGTCCGAGAGGTGGACCTCGCTGCCTTCGCTCACCAAGACCTGCCGTTCGACCGGGTGGTGGCCGCTGTCGGACCGCGACGGTCCGCCGCGCGCAACCCGTTGTTCCAGGTGATGCTCACGTTCGACGGCGCACCGGCCGCACCGCTCGAGCTGGCCGGCACCGACGTGGCACCGCTGCGGATCGAGGCACGACCGGCGAAGTTCGACCTGACCCTCGACCTCACCGACGCCGGTGGCGTGATCACCGGCGTCCTCGACTACGCGACCGATCTGTTCGACGCGGACACGGCCGAGCGGATCGCCTCGTGCGTGACACAGGTGCTCGACGGGATGGCCGCCGCGCCGGAACTGCCCGTCGACCGGATCGCCGCGAGCCCGGAGCTGGTCGCGTGAGCCTGGTGTTGCACGCCGAGACGGACCGTGCCCGCTGGCTGGAGGCCTGGCGCGCGCTGCCCACGCGGGAACCGTTCGCCCACCCCGACTTCGTCGCGATGTTCGCGGCGAGGGGAGTGCGTCCGCTGGCCGCCGTGGACTCGGGGGCGATCTTCCCGTTCCTGCTCAGGGACCTGGAGGCGGAGCACTGGACCGAGCCGGGCGAGAACCGGCGCGACGTGGCAGTGCCCTACGGCTACGGCGGGGCGTTCGTCACCGGGCCGGGAGTCGACCCCGATCTCTTCTGGAAGAGGTTCGACAGCTGGGCGCACGACCACCGCGTGGTGTGCGCCGACGCCCGGATCTTCTTGCAGCGTGACGAGGTGCTGCCGATGAGCGGCTGGTCCGAGCAGCCCGCGTGTGACAGCGCCGTGGTCGACCTGGCTCGTTACCGCGCGCTCCGCGACCAGTCGTTCAGCAGCAGCGTCCGGCGCAACATCCGCCAGGCCGGGCGAGCAGGGCTGACCGTGGCGGTCGAGCACGACGAGGCGGCGTGGCAGGCGTTCCGGGAGATCTACCGCGCCACGATGGATCGGCGGCGGGCCACCGGGAGCTACTACTTCACCGATGCGTTCTTCGTCCGGCTGCACGGTCTGCTGGGCAACTTGGCGAGGCTGTTCGTGGTGCGCGACGCCTCCGGTGAACCACTGTCCGGCGAGGTGGTCCTGCTCGGTACCACCAGGGCCTACTCCTATCTCGCCGGCTCCACCGGCCCGGGCAGGCGCTCGCACGCGAACGAGCTCTGCAAGGGGGCTGTCTGCGACTGGCTGGTCCGCGGCCCCTGGCAGGAGTTCGTCCTGGGAGGCGGCAACCGGCCCGACGACGCGCTGCTGGAGTACAAGCTCCGGTTCGCGCCAGGGGGCCGCCGGTCCTACTCGACCGGTTCCAAGGTCTACGACGAGGCCGCCTACGCCGAGCTCGTCCGGCTTCGCCACGCCTTTCACGAGCGGGAGCGGCTCGAGGCGCACGTGCCGCGCCGCTTTCCCGCCTACCGCTGACAACCCCGCAGAAGGAGCCACCACCGTGCCAGACCTCCCCGCCATCCTGGGCGGCGTCCCCGTCCGTTCCCGCGAGCTGCCGATCACCAGGGCCACGGTGTCCGCCGACGCGCGGCTGCACGCCGATCTCGCGGAGATCGTGGCCTCCGGATCGCTGACCAACGGCCGCCACGTCAGCGCTTTCGAACGCGAGGCGGCCGCGTTCCTCGGCGTCGAGCACGCGGTGGCCACGTCAAGCTGCACCAGCGGACTCATGCTCGTGCTGCGGTGTCTCGGCCTGCGCGGCGAGGTCGTCCTGCCCTCGTTCACCTTCATGGCCAGCGCGCACGCCGTGGCGTGGAACGGGCTCGCCCCGGTGTTCGTGGACATCGATCCCGACACCTTCACCCTCGACCCGGCCGCCGTGGCAGCCGCGATGGGCGAGCGCACGGCGGCGATCATGGCCGTGCACACGTTCGGTGCTCCCTGCGACATGGAGGCGTTGTCCGCTCTGGCCTCCTCGCGCGGTGTTCCGCTCGTCGCCGACGCGGCGCACGGCTTCGGCGGCGCCTACCCGGACAGCACGATGATCGGGTCGAAGGGACTCGCCGAGGTGTTCAGCCTCAGCCCGACCAAGCTGCTCACCGCCGGAGAGGGCGGCCTGGTGACGACCGACGACGACGAGCTCGCACGGGAGCTGCGGATCGGGCGTGAGTACGCCAACCCCGGCGACTACGACAGCCGGTTCGCCGGCCTGAGCGCGCGGCTGCCGGAGATGTCCGCGGCCCTGGCCCGGCACAACCTGCCGCACGTGCCGGCCAGGGTGATCCGGCGGCGCGAGCTGGCAGAGCGTTACCTGAAGGGGCTCGCAGGTGTCGGCGGGGTCGGGTTCCAGCGGATTCCCGGCCGCAGCCGCAGCACCTACAAGGACTTCTGCGTGACCATCGACGAGCAGGCGTTCGGGGTGGATCGCGACGGGCTCGTGAAGGCGTTGCACAGCGAGAACATCTCCACGCGCACCTACTTCGACCCGCCCGTGCACCGTCAGCGCGCCTACCGGTCGGATGCCGTCCTGCCCCGCACCGACTCGCTCGCGTCCCGGATCGTCGCTCTTCCGCTGTCCTCGCACCTCGACGACGAGTCGGTGGACGAGGTCTGCTCGGCGATCCGCCGCGTCCACGCGCACGGCCCGGCGGTCGCCGCCCTGACCGCGTGATGCGCACGTCCGCCCGCGGCAACGCGCTGAGATGGGCAGCCGCGTACGCCTCGTCCGTCACCGGCGACAGCGTGTTCTTCCTGGCACTGTCGTGGACGGCGGCACGTGCCGGAGGACCAGAGGCCGTCGGGATCGTCACCGCGGCCGGCGCACTGCCGCGGGCCGTGCTGCTGCTCGGTGGTGGTGTGCTGGCCGACCGCCTAGGCGCACACCGCGTGGCGATCGGCATGGACATGAGCCGCGGTGTCCTCGTCCTCGCCGCCGCCGCGATCATGACGATCACGGCCCCGCAACTGTGGCTGCTGGTGCCGCTGGCTTTCGTCTTCGGTGTGCTCGACGCCCTCTACCTGCCTGCGGTCAGCGCGTTGCCCGCCCTGATCACCACTCCGGACGGGCTCGATCGCATCCAGGGACTGCGCGGACTGGCACTGCGCGCGGGCAACCTGGCCGGGCCGTTGGTGGGCGGCATTGCCCTGGCGCACAACGGCGAGGCAGCAGCGTTCGGTGGTGCCGGGGCGCTGTTCCTGGTGTCGTTGGCGCTGTTGCTGGTCGTGCGCACGCACCCTCGGGTGGTGACCCGGCCGGAGAGGTCGCACTGGCGCGACCTCCGCGCCGGCGTTCGCTATCTGCGCGGACATCGCGTGCTCGCACCGCTCACGCTCGTGATCGGGATCAGCGAGCTGAGCTTCGCCGGCCCGCTGGTGATCGGCGTGGTGCTGCTGGTGGAGCAACGAGGCTGGGGGCCCACCGGCATGGGGTGGATCGTCGGCGGGTTCGCCGCCGGAGGAGGGCTGGCCGCGCTGGCCTTGGCCGCGGGCTTGCGCCCACCCCGACCAGGACTGGTCATGCCCGCGTTGCTGACCGCCGGCGGCATCGCGATCATCGGCATGGTGTGCGTGGCAGACCTCGTGACCGTGACAGCGCTGGCGGCCGCCGTCGGAGCGGTGGTCGGCGTCGCGAGCACTCTCGCCGCCACTCTCGGTCAAGCCCACTGCGACCCGGCCTACCTGGGCCGGACGGCGTCGGTGCTGGCACTGGCCACCGTCGGCCTCACACCGTTGCTCTACCCGTTGACCGGCGCGGCCGCGGCCGCACTGGGTGTCACCGCGGTGTTCGTCGGCTGCGGCACGCTGGTCCTGACCGCGGCGTTCACCGCTTTCAGCTCCGCCGCCCTGCGTGGCGCCGAGCTGGACCACGAGGAGAGTTCACGATGATCGACTACATCGCGAAGCTGCGCGCACTCGTCGGAACCATGCCGCTGCTCCTCCCCGGCACCTCGGTCCTGGTGAGCGACGAGGAAGGCAGGCTGCTCCTGGTGAGGCGCGCGGAGTGCGGGACCTGGGGCCTCCCGGGCGGCTT from Lentzea guizhouensis harbors:
- a CDS encoding GNAT family N-acetyltransferase; this translates as MSLVLHAETDRARWLEAWRALPTREPFAHPDFVAMFAARGVRPLAAVDSGAIFPFLLRDLEAEHWTEPGENRRDVAVPYGYGGAFVTGPGVDPDLFWKRFDSWAHDHRVVCADARIFLQRDEVLPMSGWSEQPACDSAVVDLARYRALRDQSFSSSVRRNIRQAGRAGLTVAVEHDEAAWQAFREIYRATMDRRRATGSYYFTDAFFVRLHGLLGNLARLFVVRDASGEPLSGEVVLLGTTRAYSYLAGSTGPGRRSHANELCKGAVCDWLVRGPWQEFVLGGGNRPDDALLEYKLRFAPGGRRSYSTGSKVYDEAAYAELVRLRHAFHERERLEAHVPRRFPAYR
- a CDS encoding non-ribosomal peptide synthetase gives rise to the protein MTLDLTSAQLEIWLAQQLNPDSPQYNLADYHEIRGPLVPELLERAARQAAAEADTVNMRFVTDLDGVPRQTRCTAPWVFHHVDLTEAADPRAEADRWMADDLSRTFDLRHGPLQTSALLTLSRDHHLWYRRYHHIVVDAFSGHFIGRRIAEVYTALVRGEPIGDTPFAPVQRALEDDRRYAIGGRAADDEHWRARLANWPECTRFRSAATTLPPVRRAHRLPEAAVAVLRRHGTPFGLSVPQLLTTAVAAYQHAVTGADDIGLSFVLSARATTALRAVTAPMSNILPVRLTVNAGTTILGLAEQVRTETSQAQRRHRYRDSHRHLASGGARPHFGSMVNVLRFDAGFSFDGHRSVGRNLALGPIEGLAFSFDDRMDGNGIEVELSANPVVHSEEEVATHLRRFLRWLAVLPSITPDTPVGEADVFGDGERAAALAELCQGPIRPVTPRRVHDLISDQTARTPCAIAVSHGERTMTYRELDRASDGMAVLLRRRGVRAGDLVAVAMHREPELLVALLGIWKAGAAYLPVDVDLPAERIRQVLTDSGVAVAVTGDGVPTPVSEALRGVPELLLLDPGVVDALPAFSGELLGSSASPADLAYVIYTSGSTGRPKGVAVEHRSVCAYLDYATTAYPGTRGTATAHSPVGFDLTVTALLAPLTCGGRVHLGALDEPRPAPEFLKITPAHLTLLTELPASASPTRDLVIGGEQLLGAALKSWRDGNPDAVVTNEYGPTEATVGCCTFQLRPGDPVPDGALPVGRPIPSTRLYVLDARLRVLPAGCVGELYIAGAGLARGYLGRPAETAHRFVADPFGPDGSRMYRTGDLAVFRLDGELEFLGRADGQVKVRGHRIELSEVDAVLTAHPAVRQAATTVDSSGEPRLVGYLVPVGEDLPDLDDVTAHVARSLPRYMVPAVLVVVDALPLTPNGKLDRRALPAPHSSAPAAGSAGRSVPEQLLCEFMAELLDVPRVRPDDDLIALGGSSLTAQLLVYRVRTVLGLTISLGDVLRCGTAAKLARRLSPATDLPALRPRPRPAGPEVSHAQHRLWYLTRLHGLNAAYNLADAHRVSGPLDRAALGLALGDLTRRHEVLRTAFTGRARPEPLVLDPVERWPVEEVESTEDSVAEDIARAAAQPFRLDADAPFRATLFRLGPDDHVLLLALHHIAGDGWSYRPLHRELAQAYAARTAGRTPDWSPLAVDYGDYAVWQREVLDAGLAERQADYWATALAGAPDQLSLPADRRRPDVPSQLGGYVPVTFTREQRAGLTALARQTNTTLFMVLQAGLGIALRRLGAGDDIPIGTPVSGRPDGVTADLVGCFVNTVVLRTRVDGSASVRDLLASVREVDLAAFAHQDLPFDRVVAAVGPRRSAARNPLFQVMLTFDGAPAAPLELAGTDVAPLRIEARPAKFDLTLDLTDAGGVITGVLDYATDLFDADTAERIASCVTQVLDGMAAAPELPVDRIAASPELVA
- a CDS encoding MFS transporter, producing MRTSARGNALRWAAAYASSVTGDSVFFLALSWTAARAGGPEAVGIVTAAGALPRAVLLLGGGVLADRLGAHRVAIGMDMSRGVLVLAAAAIMTITAPQLWLLVPLAFVFGVLDALYLPAVSALPALITTPDGLDRIQGLRGLALRAGNLAGPLVGGIALAHNGEAAAFGGAGALFLVSLALLLVVRTHPRVVTRPERSHWRDLRAGVRYLRGHRVLAPLTLVIGISELSFAGPLVIGVVLLVEQRGWGPTGMGWIVGGFAAGGGLAALALAAGLRPPRPGLVMPALLTAGGIAIIGMVCVADLVTVTALAAAVGAVVGVASTLAATLGQAHCDPAYLGRTASVLALATVGLTPLLYPLTGAAAAALGVTAVFVGCGTLVLTAAFTAFSSAALRGAELDHEESSR
- a CDS encoding amidase; the protein is MAELHDLTALEQAAAVRTGEVGVVELVDHCLQRIRQHNPALGAFVTVTADLARGQAVAAEALLRHGGQFPPLFGVPTAIKDLNNVAGVPMSSGSRAVAGVVSEHDDHVVTLLRDAGTISLGKTNVPEFGVPFYTESGVAPPARTPWNLTCSAGGSSGGAAAAVAAGLVPIAQGNDGGGSIRVPGSVCGVVGLKASRGRIANGPGGGETTGMVANGPIARTVADAAAMLDAMAVPMPGELFTAPPLPPGETYLGHARRPPGKLRIGRYRTPADPALPVHEECLTAWDDATALLTGLGHEVEDVESPFPAEIVHHFETVLCVGPAALALDDRQTAELTPLTRWLRERGTEVSAVEFVTSLRALRKLARTAVVRAGGYDALLTPTLAQPPRPVGWFTSAGDPAANLRRQIEFSPFTFPHNVSGQPAITLPLRWTAQGLPIGVMLAGRPAAEHVLVALAAQLESARPWRDRHPPIWTQSPLHTQGGPR
- a CDS encoding DegT/DnrJ/EryC1/StrS family aminotransferase, translated to MPDLPAILGGVPVRSRELPITRATVSADARLHADLAEIVASGSLTNGRHVSAFEREAAAFLGVEHAVATSSCTSGLMLVLRCLGLRGEVVLPSFTFMASAHAVAWNGLAPVFVDIDPDTFTLDPAAVAAAMGERTAAIMAVHTFGAPCDMEALSALASSRGVPLVADAAHGFGGAYPDSTMIGSKGLAEVFSLSPTKLLTAGEGGLVTTDDDELARELRIGREYANPGDYDSRFAGLSARLPEMSAALARHNLPHVPARVIRRRELAERYLKGLAGVGGVGFQRIPGRSRSTYKDFCVTIDEQAFGVDRDGLVKALHSENISTRTYFDPPVHRQRAYRSDAVLPRTDSLASRIVALPLSSHLDDESVDEVCSAIRRVHAHGPAVAALTA